In Moorena sp. SIOASIH, the following proteins share a genomic window:
- a CDS encoding glycosyltransferase: protein MKTIALIEENWNGHRPTYLKVFTKTLLELGHQVIAFCPEPSELTEWVAFNCSKYQEQFQVFECQTPEPSSFPINGIRTALNAVKRWCYAKAIIQHASSKIGKVPDLVFFPWVDSCLAPYLLHHVVDRIFPYRWSGLYFHPRHLRLKQKFWSINRGPLKPHGVLKSSHCPAIAVLDEGIANKLQSKINGKNVITFPDFADESAPDLNWSIVKQIQAKADGKKIIGLLGVQSKRKGVLTLLEVAQQMVKEDYFFVFAGQLSKQTYTSQEQARLQTLLNLKLPNCFFYFERIPDEAKVNALVSTCDILFAGYNNFPHSSNILTKAAVFEKPVIVSTNFCMAERVRKFKLGLSINEGDVLQCIYAIGRLCSQLEKYKQEVQPDFKGYRRLHSTDQLIEKLQTILNSI, encoded by the coding sequence TTGAAAACCATTGCTCTGATTGAGGAAAATTGGAATGGGCACCGTCCAACATACCTCAAGGTTTTCACCAAAACTTTGCTTGAGCTTGGTCATCAAGTGATAGCCTTCTGCCCAGAACCATCAGAATTGACTGAATGGGTTGCCTTTAACTGCTCTAAGTATCAAGAGCAATTCCAGGTTTTTGAATGTCAAACACCAGAGCCTAGCTCATTTCCGATCAATGGAATTCGCACAGCCCTGAATGCAGTAAAACGCTGGTGCTACGCCAAAGCTATCATTCAGCATGCTTCATCTAAAATTGGTAAAGTACCCGATCTAGTTTTTTTTCCCTGGGTTGATAGTTGCTTAGCACCTTACCTGCTACACCATGTAGTAGACAGGATTTTCCCTTACCGTTGGTCTGGTCTCTATTTTCACCCTCGTCATTTGAGGCTTAAACAAAAGTTTTGGTCTATCAATAGAGGTCCTCTAAAACCTCATGGTGTTTTAAAGTCTTCTCATTGCCCAGCTATTGCTGTTCTCGACGAAGGGATTGCTAACAAATTACAAAGCAAAATCAACGGTAAAAATGTAATTACTTTTCCCGATTTTGCCGACGAGTCAGCCCCAGACTTGAATTGGTCAATCGTGAAACAAATTCAAGCCAAAGCCGATGGCAAAAAAATAATTGGATTACTAGGGGTACAATCCAAGCGCAAAGGAGTTCTGACACTTTTAGAAGTTGCTCAGCAGATGGTGAAAGAAGACTATTTTTTTGTCTTCGCTGGTCAGTTATCCAAGCAGACCTACACTTCCCAGGAGCAAGCCAGACTCCAGACTCTTCTTAACTTAAAGTTACCTAACTGCTTTTTTTATTTTGAACGTATTCCTGATGAAGCAAAAGTAAACGCTTTAGTTAGTACTTGCGATATCTTATTTGCTGGCTATAATAACTTCCCCCACAGTAGCAATATCCTGACTAAAGCAGCAGTCTTTGAAAAACCTGTGATTGTGAGCACCAACTTTTGTATGGCAGAGAGAGTTCGCAAATTTAAATTGGGTTTAAGTATCAATGAGGGGGATGTGCTGCAATGTATTTATGCTATAGGTCGCCTCTGTAGTCAACTGGAGAAATATAAGCAAGAAGTGCAACCGGATTTTAAGGGTTATAGACGTCTTCACTCTACTGATCAGCTCATAGAGAAACTTCAGACTATTTTAAATAGTATTTAA
- a CDS encoding glycosyltransferase family 2 protein, which translates to MKTPVAFIIFKRPDTTERVFEVIRKAKPPKLLVIADGPRADRPGEAEKCAAARAIIERVDWDCEVLENYSDVNMGCCQRVSSGIDWVFNTVEEAIILEDDCLPNPDFFPFCENLLERYRDDERVMLISGTNFLDQWKSDIQSYHFSYYTPTWGWASWRRAWNYYDINMSLWSNPEIKNRIRDVLANKEHYKSLKKSFEYTLNGKYDAWDYRWTFAILAQSGLSVVPAVNLILNIGFGEDATHTVSPDNERAKLKTSSLKYPIQYNKFTAVDRDFDNSYYQKFLKRSKIKKIKKILKYFIK; encoded by the coding sequence ATGAAAACTCCAGTTGCGTTCATAATCTTCAAACGACCAGATACTACTGAGAGAGTATTTGAGGTAATTCGCAAAGCCAAACCTCCCAAACTTTTAGTAATTGCTGATGGACCCCGTGCCGATCGACCAGGTGAAGCAGAAAAGTGTGCTGCAGCTCGTGCAATTATTGAGCGTGTCGATTGGGATTGTGAGGTTTTGGAAAACTACTCTGATGTAAACATGGGCTGCTGTCAGAGAGTGTCAAGTGGAATAGACTGGGTTTTTAACACCGTTGAAGAAGCAATTATTCTTGAAGATGATTGTCTTCCAAATCCCGATTTTTTCCCATTTTGTGAAAATCTCTTAGAGAGATATCGAGACGATGAGCGAGTCATGCTCATTAGTGGGACTAACTTTCTAGATCAATGGAAGTCTGATATTCAGAGTTATCATTTCTCATATTATACTCCAACTTGGGGTTGGGCTTCTTGGCGAAGGGCATGGAACTATTATGATATTAATATGAGTCTTTGGTCAAATCCTGAGATCAAAAATCGGATCAGGGATGTCTTGGCAAATAAAGAGCATTACAAATCACTTAAAAAATCTTTTGAATATACACTAAACGGTAAGTATGATGCTTGGGATTACCGATGGACTTTTGCAATACTTGCCCAGTCTGGATTATCAGTTGTTCCTGCTGTAAACCTGATTTTAAATATTGGTTTTGGTGAAGATGCAACTCATACAGTGTCACCCGATAACGAACGAGCAAAACTTAAAACATCAAGTCTTAAATATCCGATACAATATAACAAGTTTACAGCTGTAGATAGAGATTTTGATAACAGTTATTATCAAAAGTTTCTTAAACGCTCTAAAATTAAAAAAATCAAAAAAATCTTAAAGTATTTTATAAAATAG
- a CDS encoding glycosyltransferase family 4 protein, with protein sequence MKTLIVSSFDISGGAARAAYRLHQGLQSINIDSQILVQEKFSHDQTVIGPTIKLAEGLARMRWTFGALPQKLYPQREDTTFTTQWLPDAVVPKVAQLQPDIINLHWICAGYVQIETIAKLKRPIVWTLHDMWPFTGGCHYNHDCDRYTASCGACPQLHSSKDWDLSRWVWQRKAKAWRNLDLTVVALSSWLAKCASASSLFQDLPIELIPNGIDTQKYRPIHQQVARELLSLPQDKQLILFGAVNATSDKRKGFQLLQPALQELSQSGWRDQLELVIFGDSQPDNPPEFGFKAHYLGTLSDDLSLALVYAAADVFVGPSLQDNLPNTVMEAIACGTPCVAFNIGGMPDLIEHQKNGYLAQPYKIEALAQGIAWVLENTERHQKLSYRAREKVEKEFTLEIQARRYLSLFNEILSGV encoded by the coding sequence ATGAAGACTCTAATTGTTAGTAGTTTCGATATATCTGGTGGAGCTGCTCGTGCTGCCTATCGATTACATCAGGGCTTGCAAAGCATTAATATAGATTCCCAAATTTTAGTGCAGGAAAAATTTAGTCATGATCAAACAGTAATTGGACCGACAATCAAGTTGGCAGAGGGCCTAGCCAGGATGAGATGGACGTTTGGCGCTTTACCTCAAAAGCTTTACCCTCAACGGGAAGATACCACGTTTACTACCCAGTGGCTTCCCGATGCAGTTGTCCCTAAAGTTGCCCAACTTCAGCCCGATATTATTAATCTCCATTGGATTTGTGCTGGCTATGTGCAAATTGAAACCATTGCGAAACTAAAGCGACCGATTGTTTGGACTCTTCATGATATGTGGCCATTCACAGGGGGATGTCACTACAATCACGATTGCGATCGCTATACAGCCTCCTGTGGTGCTTGTCCTCAACTTCACAGCAGCAAAGACTGGGATTTATCCCGTTGGGTATGGCAGCGCAAAGCCAAGGCTTGGAGAAATCTTGACCTGACGGTTGTCGCCCTTAGCTCATGGTTAGCCAAATGTGCCAGTGCCAGTTCCCTTTTCCAGGATCTGCCCATTGAGCTAATTCCCAATGGGATTGATACTCAAAAGTACAGACCCATCCATCAGCAGGTAGCGCGAGAATTACTTAGTTTGCCCCAGGATAAGCAACTTATTCTGTTTGGAGCAGTAAATGCCACTAGTGACAAACGAAAAGGGTTTCAATTGTTACAACCAGCGCTGCAAGAGCTGAGCCAATCCGGGTGGCGAGATCAACTAGAGTTGGTTATTTTTGGTGACTCTCAGCCAGACAATCCACCTGAGTTTGGTTTTAAGGCTCACTACTTAGGTACATTGAGCGATGATCTCTCCCTAGCACTAGTCTATGCAGCAGCAGATGTATTTGTTGGCCCTTCCCTTCAAGATAACTTGCCAAACACAGTGATGGAAGCGATCGCTTGTGGAACTCCTTGCGTCGCCTTCAACATTGGCGGGATGCCCGATCTGATTGAGCACCAGAAAAACGGCTATTTAGCCCAACCTTACAAAATTGAGGCTCTGGCTCAAGGAATTGCTTGGGTGCTAGAGAACACAGAGCGACATCAGAAACTATCCTACCGCGCCCGCGAGAAGGTAGAAAAAGAATTTACCTTGGAAATTCAAGCAAGACGCTACTTATCTCTTTTTAATGAAATTTTATCGGGGGTATAA
- a CDS encoding O-antigen ligase family protein, whose protein sequence is MVNLKRLSPNQLITFFLLKLEPFLIGICLFSGMFLDIPGSLLTLLKLASYLILVFLLIWRWKRVAYVFTKDIPLLCLVGTAVWSIAWSAIPGIPALLRAVVRATALGAYLAARYNPKEQMRLLAWVLGIVAILSLLVTLGNGFGAAPAQGILRHKNHLARLMSLNAIICLLTALNHWKYRWLGWAGFSLSVLMLLLSQGKSALVIFLVMITLLPLQKFVKQNYKLQTFLYMVSALMAFVGSILILWNLEFIVVDTLGKDLEFNGRLPIWTLVVERILERPWLGYGFEGFWSSDAGYSVINSTWLAHGGYGHSHSGYLELALQLGFLGVLLFVLSFLTALFRIIKLLSLRKKNEFFWMFLYLVFFSIANFSLEPSILVEDILWTLYVSTALSAAVYQSRIVKNRHLMKAAQV, encoded by the coding sequence ATGGTGAATTTAAAAAGGTTATCGCCTAATCAATTAATAACTTTTTTTTTGCTAAAGTTAGAACCTTTTCTGATTGGCATCTGCTTATTTTCTGGCATGTTTCTTGACATACCAGGCTCTCTACTTACGCTTTTAAAACTTGCTAGCTATCTAATCTTGGTTTTTTTACTTATTTGGCGATGGAAAAGAGTTGCATATGTTTTTACAAAGGATATACCTTTACTATGCTTAGTGGGGACTGCTGTGTGGTCGATTGCATGGTCTGCCATTCCCGGTATTCCAGCATTACTTAGAGCTGTGGTACGTGCAACTGCCCTCGGAGCATACTTAGCAGCTCGCTATAACCCTAAGGAGCAAATGCGTCTTCTGGCATGGGTGCTAGGCATAGTGGCGATTCTAAGCTTATTAGTCACTCTAGGTAATGGCTTCGGGGCAGCTCCCGCTCAGGGTATCCTTAGGCATAAAAATCATTTGGCTCGTCTGATGTCCCTAAATGCCATAATTTGTTTATTGACCGCTCTCAACCACTGGAAATATCGCTGGCTAGGGTGGGCTGGATTTAGCTTGTCTGTTTTGATGCTCCTGCTTTCTCAAGGAAAATCAGCGTTGGTAATCTTTTTAGTTATGATTACCCTCCTGCCCCTTCAAAAGTTTGTAAAACAGAACTATAAGTTACAAACTTTTCTTTACATGGTCTCAGCTCTTATGGCTTTTGTTGGATCTATATTAATTTTATGGAACCTGGAATTCATAGTAGTTGATACTCTAGGCAAAGATCTTGAATTTAACGGGCGTTTACCTATTTGGACCTTGGTAGTTGAGAGAATTTTAGAACGACCTTGGTTAGGTTACGGTTTTGAGGGATTCTGGTCTTCCGACGCCGGTTACTCTGTAATCAACTCTACATGGCTTGCCCATGGAGGATATGGTCATTCTCATAGTGGTTATCTTGAGTTAGCTCTGCAACTTGGATTTTTAGGTGTTTTACTTTTTGTCCTTAGTTTCTTGACGGCATTATTTAGGATAATTAAATTACTAAGCTTAAGGAAAAAAAACGAATTTTTCTGGATGTTTCTCTACCTAGTATTTTTCAGTATTGCTAACTTTAGCCTAGAACCATCAATTCTTGTCGAGGACATATTGTGGACTCTATACGTATCAACCGCTCTTTCCGCAGCTGTTTACCAGAGTCGAATTGTCAAGAATCGCCACTTAATGAAAGCTGCCCAAGTCTGA
- a CDS encoding glycosyltransferase family 2 protein: MTNSESSTICEQEAPHLAKLPTISIVVPNYNSEATIGATLQSLIDQNYPKLEIIVVDGGSTDNSVEVIKQFEPYITWWVSEKDSGQSNAINKGFAKCNGDIVNWLCSDDLLAPDALHTVGKYFAESPDIDVLVGRSQIEYRTENIGQPLKGANFWMSLFGRVLPLGLGARPMIKDAENQIYIKAPTLKQIDLIAVACPIHQPSCFYRRKLLDRPQPLNESYEYTMDIELFNYFYSCGVRWRVIDEVLSIAPVSGDNKTSIAGVKATYELEQIYKTYTKEWIPLTYWHRRLRYPLERFLKRHRGGIWLYILGPVWVALTLLLAPFYGVEKVWALRWTKWI, translated from the coding sequence ATGACAAATTCAGAGTCAAGTACCATTTGTGAACAAGAAGCCCCTCACTTAGCAAAACTTCCGACCATTTCGATAGTTGTTCCTAACTATAATAGCGAAGCAACTATCGGTGCAACCTTACAAAGCTTAATCGATCAGAACTATCCCAAGCTGGAAATCATTGTAGTGGATGGCGGCTCCACTGACAACAGTGTGGAGGTAATTAAGCAGTTTGAACCATACATTACCTGGTGGGTTAGTGAGAAGGACAGTGGTCAATCTAATGCCATTAATAAAGGTTTTGCTAAGTGTAATGGTGATATCGTTAATTGGCTGTGCAGTGATGACCTCCTAGCACCAGATGCCTTGCACACAGTGGGCAAATACTTTGCCGAGTCACCTGATATTGATGTCCTGGTTGGTCGCAGCCAAATTGAATATAGGACTGAAAATATAGGTCAACCACTCAAGGGAGCTAATTTTTGGATGAGCCTGTTTGGGCGAGTCTTGCCCTTAGGATTAGGAGCACGACCTATGATCAAGGATGCAGAAAACCAGATCTACATCAAAGCTCCTACACTCAAACAAATTGACTTAATCGCTGTTGCTTGTCCAATTCACCAACCTAGCTGCTTTTATCGGCGCAAGCTGCTTGATCGACCTCAACCTTTAAATGAAAGTTATGAGTACACCATGGATATTGAGCTATTTAATTATTTCTACTCCTGTGGTGTGCGCTGGCGCGTTATCGACGAGGTGCTAAGCATTGCTCCAGTAAGTGGTGACAATAAAACCAGCATTGCTGGTGTAAAAGCCACTTATGAATTAGAGCAGATCTACAAAACTTACACCAAAGAATGGATCCCTCTAACCTATTGGCATAGACGACTACGTTATCCCTTGGAGCGTTTTCTCAAACGTCATCGTGGCGGTATTTGGTTATACATACTCGGACCAGTATGGGTTGCACTCACACTACTATTAGCCCCATTTTATGGTGTTGAAAAAGTTTGGGCACTCAGGTGGACAAAGTGGATTTGA
- a CDS encoding glycosyltransferase family 4 protein has translation MLGDNLQFKGGIASVQKLIVCNAPSQVQIQHIPTTCVHGLNGSTTRKVLAFGKALGKLLWRLSRKKPDLIHVHFSQRSSTIRKMILMLIALAFHVPVVLHAHGSQYHLFYNGLPQWAKRIISSLFRQSAYLIVLSQSWKNFYQSSFGLKAEQVVILPNPVEFPSKIPERTSCNQIMLVFLGQIGQRKGVFDLIRAFASLPAEQKACSELIIAGDGEVEQACKLVESLDLGDYIKVPGGIDSGQRDALLAKADIFILPSYNEGLPMAMLEAMGWGLPVITTPVGGIPELVVHGDNGLLVKPGEIPELSMAMQTLINDQALRLSLGRKARASVAHLNIEDYCSSLLNIYCSVLESKRVAL, from the coding sequence ATGCTAGGCGACAACCTTCAGTTCAAGGGTGGTATCGCATCAGTGCAGAAGCTTATTGTTTGTAATGCACCCTCTCAAGTTCAAATTCAGCATATTCCTACCACCTGTGTTCATGGGCTAAACGGATCGACTACTCGTAAGGTGTTGGCTTTTGGGAAAGCTTTAGGGAAGTTACTGTGGAGGTTATCCAGAAAAAAGCCTGATCTTATTCACGTGCATTTTTCTCAAAGGAGCAGCACGATCCGGAAAATGATTTTGATGCTCATTGCACTAGCGTTTCATGTCCCTGTAGTTTTGCACGCCCATGGTAGCCAGTATCATTTATTTTACAATGGGTTGCCTCAATGGGCTAAACGAATAATTAGCTCGTTGTTTCGACAATCTGCCTACTTGATTGTTCTATCACAGAGCTGGAAAAACTTTTACCAGTCCAGTTTCGGACTAAAAGCAGAACAGGTTGTAATCCTTCCTAACCCAGTAGAGTTCCCCTCGAAAATTCCAGAGCGCACAAGCTGCAACCAGATAATGTTGGTTTTTTTGGGACAAATCGGTCAACGCAAAGGAGTATTTGATCTGATCCGGGCATTTGCTTCCCTCCCTGCTGAACAGAAAGCCTGCTCAGAATTAATAATAGCAGGGGATGGAGAAGTAGAACAAGCCTGTAAATTAGTTGAGAGTCTGGATTTAGGAGACTATATCAAAGTCCCTGGCGGGATAGACTCAGGGCAACGGGATGCTCTTTTAGCAAAAGCTGACATATTTATCTTGCCCTCTTACAACGAAGGTCTGCCGATGGCAATGCTGGAAGCGATGGGTTGGGGCTTACCTGTGATCACCACACCAGTAGGGGGGATACCAGAGTTGGTAGTACATGGCGACAATGGTCTGCTAGTTAAGCCCGGAGAGATACCAGAACTATCTATGGCGATGCAGACTCTGATTAATGATCAAGCGTTACGGCTTTCCTTAGGACGTAAAGCCAGAGCAAGCGTTGCCCATCTCAATATAGAAGACTACTGTAGTTCCCTGCTCAATATCTATTGCTCAGTGCTGGAATCTAAGAGAGTAGCTCTTTGA
- a CDS encoding bi-domain-containing oxidoreductase: MKQVSQNYKSGAIRLEKVNAPALKPGGVLVQSVYTVISAGTEGMKVKEGKMSYLDKAKARPDQVKKVIQSVQQNGLVATYEKVMNKLDSLTPLGYSLSGIVIAVGSGAEEFVVGQRVACAGAGYANHAQVNFVPKNLVVPLQDHVSMEHAAFATIGAIAMQGFRQAELQLGETACVIGLGLIGQLLVQILRAAGVNVIGVDLSEERCQLAVKMGAAAASTPDDPKLASQIERLTFGKGADCIFLAAGGNSNGPVELAVEIARDRAKVVDIGKTKLDLPWKDYYEKELDVRFSRSYGPGRYDPNYEERGIDYPIGYVRWTEGRNMASFLDLVAKGQINLEPIISAVHPFSEAERVYQDMAEGRGGGLGILFQYPEQVEPVQHLPTVQVTQKLTEVIEDKVKLGVIGAGNYASSMLLPHLVKHNHVRLLEVATSKSLSAANAVRKFAFERSSTDYQALLKSSDIDAVIIATRHASHAKMTAEALQAGKAVFVEKPLAIDLAGAELVRQAVIDSGNERLLVGFNRRYSPLVKQVAKVFDGDGIPLMMNYRVHAGQMEAGSWYLDTSEGSRFVGEAGHFLDVFSFITRSRPVSVVARALHPMPVTQDDLENISVTITYENGSVGNLMYLTQGGKKVPKEFLEVFGGGCTVQLHNFESLTVFQGNMQRKVKARGINKGQKEEIHAFVSAVKSGLEMPISIDSLLDTTLATLATVESLRTGQAVQLADYWIRETVE, encoded by the coding sequence ATGAAGCAAGTTAGTCAGAATTATAAGAGCGGTGCCATTCGCCTCGAAAAGGTCAATGCTCCAGCGCTCAAACCAGGTGGGGTACTGGTTCAATCAGTTTATACCGTAATATCTGCTGGAACTGAGGGCATGAAAGTCAAAGAGGGCAAAATGTCCTACCTTGATAAGGCCAAAGCACGACCCGACCAAGTCAAGAAGGTGATACAAAGTGTGCAACAGAATGGTCTAGTTGCCACCTACGAAAAGGTAATGAACAAACTTGACTCCCTCACCCCACTTGGCTACTCCCTCTCAGGCATTGTTATAGCCGTAGGTTCCGGTGCAGAAGAATTTGTCGTAGGTCAGCGTGTTGCTTGTGCAGGTGCTGGATATGCTAACCATGCACAAGTCAATTTTGTGCCCAAAAACCTAGTAGTACCTCTCCAAGATCATGTTTCTATGGAACATGCTGCTTTTGCCACCATTGGCGCGATCGCTATGCAAGGATTTCGTCAAGCTGAACTGCAACTTGGGGAGACAGCCTGTGTGATCGGTCTAGGTTTAATCGGTCAACTGCTTGTGCAAATACTACGTGCTGCTGGGGTAAATGTGATTGGTGTAGACCTATCCGAAGAACGCTGCCAACTGGCAGTAAAAATGGGTGCAGCGGCAGCGAGTACACCTGATGACCCTAAATTAGCTTCACAGATTGAGCGTCTTACCTTTGGCAAAGGAGCAGATTGCATCTTTCTAGCGGCAGGTGGTAACAGTAATGGTCCGGTAGAATTAGCAGTGGAAATAGCACGGGATCGGGCAAAAGTTGTAGACATTGGCAAGACAAAATTAGACTTACCTTGGAAGGATTACTATGAAAAAGAGCTAGATGTGCGCTTCTCTCGGTCATACGGCCCTGGGCGCTATGACCCCAACTATGAAGAGCGAGGGATTGATTACCCGATTGGCTATGTGCGTTGGACTGAGGGGCGCAATATGGCTTCCTTTCTGGATTTGGTAGCCAAGGGACAGATAAATTTAGAACCAATTATTTCCGCAGTTCATCCCTTTAGTGAAGCAGAGCGGGTATATCAGGACATGGCAGAAGGTAGAGGTGGAGGCTTAGGCATTCTCTTCCAGTATCCCGAGCAAGTAGAGCCAGTGCAGCATCTGCCAACTGTCCAAGTCACTCAGAAGCTGACAGAGGTTATAGAAGATAAGGTGAAATTGGGAGTCATAGGTGCTGGAAACTATGCCTCTAGTATGTTGTTACCCCATCTTGTCAAGCACAATCATGTTCGTTTGCTAGAAGTGGCGACATCAAAAAGTTTATCGGCAGCAAATGCTGTCAGGAAGTTTGCCTTTGAACGCAGCAGCACAGACTACCAAGCACTACTTAAATCTTCGGATATAGATGCTGTAATCATTGCCACCCGCCATGCCTCTCATGCCAAGATGACAGCCGAGGCACTGCAAGCTGGTAAAGCTGTGTTTGTGGAAAAGCCTCTGGCCATAGATCTAGCTGGTGCTGAGTTGGTACGTCAGGCAGTTATCGATTCCGGCAATGAACGCTTACTAGTGGGATTCAATCGGCGATATTCTCCCTTAGTCAAGCAAGTGGCGAAGGTTTTTGACGGTGACGGGATACCCTTGATGATGAACTACCGGGTACATGCGGGTCAAATGGAAGCCGGTTCATGGTACTTAGATACTTCCGAAGGTTCCCGATTTGTCGGAGAAGCAGGACACTTTTTGGATGTTTTCTCGTTTATTACGCGATCGCGTCCAGTGTCAGTGGTAGCCAGAGCCTTGCACCCCATGCCAGTGACACAGGATGACCTGGAAAATATCTCAGTCACTATAACTTATGAGAATGGCTCAGTAGGTAATCTAATGTACCTGACCCAAGGGGGAAAGAAGGTGCCTAAGGAATTCCTAGAAGTTTTTGGTGGTGGGTGCACGGTACAACTGCACAATTTTGAATCACTGACTGTCTTTCAAGGAAACATGCAACGAAAGGTTAAAGCAAGGGGAATCAATAAAGGGCAAAAGGAAGAAATTCACGCTTTTGTATCTGCTGTCAAGTCAGGACTGGAGATGCCCATTTCCATAGATAGTTTACTAGATACAACATTGGCAACTCTAGCAACTGTGGAATCCCTGAGAACTGGACAAGCTGTGCAATTGGCAGACTATTGGATTAGGGAAACTGTAGAGTAA
- a CDS encoding alginate lyase family protein, giving the protein MSLQEIAARGELALKKKCWRRRTSWVAPKPNGIQKDIWKLSPLLQEATEERQALLDEADRYLTGKYTLLNISFEESKIDWHLDPQMGKRAPLQFGLDLDYRDPSSVGNVKNIWEKNRHHHLTILALAYALTGNKQYAEAVEEQLLSWVEQNPFPIGVNWTSSLEFGVRLISWVWIERLLRGTSSHKHLFGEGGALWSMIYWHQWLITQHYSHGSSANNHLIGEMAGLFIAASVWPVFPESAQWQSLARKILEREVSQQTFPCGLNREQAFSYQIFALEFFLLAGLEAEWLKAPFSDNYQDWVRRMLEVIPLVVDVGGNLPQYGDGDDGMALQLRPLGSSRLDWLFRLGRQWLNAHVPLPSNNSGVLAATVIGSNAEDKVGEVKPVQGSIGFNDPGLFVLASRRGESDEVLCLADAGLLGYLSIAAHGHADALSFTLNVGGVPIIVDPGTYVYHADPQKRAYFRSTKAHNTVVVDGVDQSEPAGTFLWTRQAQAKVLSWQETPDGGVLVAEHDGYTRLPNQVIHRRRLALEGKRLEIIDELLSVAPGLNQGGVHDFQWRLHFSPLCQVTLKENFCQVSWQGGSLGIYLDNQLEWILAHGEQEAGWYSRGFNLKEATYTLSGSARTTTPMSLKNYLDLSDED; this is encoded by the coding sequence ATGTCTCTACAGGAGATTGCCGCTCGTGGGGAATTAGCATTAAAAAAGAAATGTTGGCGGCGTCGTACCTCCTGGGTCGCTCCAAAACCTAATGGTATTCAGAAGGATATCTGGAAACTATCACCCCTGCTACAAGAGGCGACTGAGGAACGTCAAGCTCTCCTTGATGAAGCAGACCGCTATCTCACAGGAAAGTACACCCTGTTGAATATTTCCTTTGAGGAATCCAAAATCGACTGGCACCTCGACCCCCAAATGGGTAAGCGTGCTCCGTTGCAGTTTGGGCTGGATTTAGACTACCGCGACCCTTCCTCAGTTGGGAATGTCAAAAACATCTGGGAGAAAAATCGACATCACCACCTCACCATCTTAGCTCTAGCTTATGCCCTCACTGGCAATAAACAGTATGCTGAGGCTGTGGAGGAACAGCTGCTCTCCTGGGTAGAACAAAACCCTTTTCCTATAGGGGTCAACTGGACAAGTTCCCTAGAGTTCGGTGTGCGTCTGATCTCCTGGGTTTGGATCGAGCGGCTGCTCAGAGGAACATCAAGCCATAAACACTTGTTTGGTGAAGGTGGGGCGTTGTGGTCGATGATCTACTGGCATCAGTGGCTAATCACCCAACACTATTCCCACGGCTCCTCAGCCAATAATCACTTAATCGGGGAAATGGCAGGACTGTTCATTGCTGCTTCCGTCTGGCCAGTATTTCCAGAATCAGCCCAGTGGCAGTCTTTGGCCAGGAAAATACTGGAGCGAGAAGTATCCCAGCAAACCTTTCCTTGCGGACTCAATCGTGAGCAAGCCTTCTCCTATCAGATTTTTGCTCTTGAATTTTTCCTTTTAGCAGGACTAGAAGCAGAGTGGCTGAAGGCTCCTTTTTCCGATAACTACCAGGACTGGGTACGACGGATGCTGGAGGTAATTCCTCTTGTAGTGGATGTCGGAGGCAATTTGCCCCAGTACGGAGATGGCGACGACGGCATGGCACTCCAGCTACGACCCCTAGGCTCCTCTCGTCTGGACTGGCTTTTCCGCCTCGGTCGCCAATGGTTAAATGCCCACGTCCCCCTGCCATCCAATAATTCAGGTGTTTTAGCTGCTACTGTTATCGGTAGCAATGCTGAAGATAAGGTGGGAGAGGTCAAACCCGTTCAAGGTTCAATAGGCTTTAATGATCCTGGACTCTTCGTCCTAGCATCCCGGCGAGGAGAATCTGACGAGGTACTTTGTCTAGCTGATGCTGGTCTTTTAGGGTATCTCTCCATCGCTGCTCATGGTCATGCGGATGCCCTTTCATTCACTCTGAATGTGGGCGGTGTACCGATAATTGTCGATCCTGGCACCTATGTTTATCATGCCGATCCCCAAAAACGTGCTTATTTCCGCAGCACGAAAGCTCATAACACTGTGGTAGTCGATGGTGTTGACCAATCGGAACCAGCAGGCACATTTCTCTGGACAAGACAAGCCCAAGCCAAAGTTCTGTCTTGGCAGGAGACACCGGACGGAGGTGTCCTGGTTGCAGAACACGACGGGTATACCCGATTGCCCAATCAAGTCATTCATCGTCGTAGACTCGCTCTCGAAGGCAAGCGACTTGAAATTATCGATGAACTGCTAAGCGTAGCCCCTGGTTTGAACCAGGGAGGAGTACATGATTTCCAGTGGCGTCTTCATTTTTCACCCCTTTGTCAAGTGACCTTGAAAGAAAACTTCTGCCAAGTCAGTTGGCAGGGAGGCAGTCTGGGGATTTACCTAGATAACCAGCTGGAATGGATTTTAGCCCATGGAGAACAGGAAGCTGGCTGGTATTCACGAGGCTTCAATCTCAAGGAAGCAACTTATACATTATCAGGCTCTGCACGTACAACAACACCAATGTCTCTAAAGAATTATTTAGATTTGTCCGATGAAGATTAG